Within Fusarium keratoplasticum isolate Fu6.1 chromosome 8, whole genome shotgun sequence, the genomic segment CGGCAGAGCAGGTGAGCCTCGAACTGGAGATAAGGGTGTGAGTCTCTGTGTGACAAGATGGCATCACCTCCAGGACGAGATGAAGTCGGCAAGTAATCAAGGACCAGACAAGCATGTTTCCCcaacaaagaaaagagaggcACAAAGAGCAAAAGCCCATCCCATTATGACGAACCTGCCCACCCCCCGGGGAAAACTGACCATCATTTGTCCACTCTTTGGCCCCTATTCAAGCTGCCCATGCCCAAGTACTGTCCTGCCCTttgttgcttgcttgcttgcttgctcgTGCAAGCATCTCGTAGGTGGCATCTCTCGTCGAGGGTGGCTCAAACGTCGCTCAACCCTGATGTCGTCATCAAACGTCGACGAGCCTTGTCGCAGCATTCCTCGCTCTGCCTTAAGTTGGCTGTCTGCTAAAAAGGGTCCCTTTTCCAAGGGCACGGTTCTCCCGCACGACGTAATACCGCCGACTGGGGCTTTTTCATTGTCAATCAAGCCAAAGCTCGCCGgtgtttctttttctctctctgccCTCCTGCCCCTGACTTGCGGTTTCACGTTTGTTTCCCGTAGCGGCTCTGGTTGGTCGTTGCAAGGGGCCCAAAGAGCCCCAAGTTCACGCTCGGTTTTTTTGTTCTTCACCATCCATCGTCTGGGGGTCGTCACGGACGCGATCCGGTTTAGAGGATTTCTCCGATGGAGGTAGGTATCCGCAGCTAGGAGGATACCTGCGTGTCCTGCTGATAGCTTGAGGAGCTAGCGGTATCTGGACGTGGACAACTAACAGAGGAGAAAAGGCCATACTTAGCTGCCTCTTAGAATTGCACCATCACTGACTGTTTTTAGAGGCCATGAGCAAAATGTGATGATAATTGTAAAATATGTTGAACCGTAAAGCGTCCATCTCAAATGCCTTATCAGCTCCCTCCATCTTGCATGGCTccttgatgggatggaaCCCGTTCTCTTGGATAAGTTATTTGACGGACTAGTCCAGTACCTACCAGGTTCACTAGTAGGTACCAGCCTTGGTGGGGACGGGCCTCTGATCACTTGGGGCTCGGGGCTCTTCATCCACTAGAATGTCCGCCCTGGAGATGTCCAtggcctccagctccagaggCGCCCAGGCCAGGCGCGTCCGCCCACCCGTGCCCGGGCCCGTTTTCCATGACATGGATGCATCGCTCATCAACTTGAACGCCCCCTTCCTCTGCCTGCTTCACGGGGTTCACCAATTCCTTTGACTGTCCTGCTTTGTCTCGTCTCTGCGACTTCTTACTTATCTCTTTGGCCTTGTCAGGTTAtcgacggcctcgagggcaagcTCCTTTTCTCCTCGGAGCACGACATCCACCTCGCTCATTACAAAGGTCCTCGTGCCTCCCTCACTCGACGATCAGTCCtacaaggaggaggagatacGGATAGACGTACAGCAATCAAGAGAAGAGGTTGGTGGGTTCCATTTTCTTGATCCTTCCTCTGCTGCCTGTTGGGGAAACTCATTTGACTGTGCTGCTgcatcaccatccatcatcatcacatccACCATCCCAGCGTGCTACGCCGTCTGGCTCAATCTTGCCCATCATCCTtccatctctcatctcattcATTCACTCGTCCATCCCGGACGCACGCACGCGCGCCGTTGTCTTTCCTCCACTTGGTTATCCACTCTTGCCCACGTCGCAAATCGGCCTTGGCCGACTCTTCTGGAGCTTTGCTTGGCTGGTGGTAGTCTACCTGAACAAGCAACAGAGGACGACAACGACGGTACAGTACCACCCTGTTACTCTCACGTTCAcgctcatcaccaccattcacagccttggctggctggttcTGTCTCTCTGTCACCAAACCAAGTTATTATTACCaggcttgcttgcttgcctgcctcctcatctttggACCTAGGTACTTACCCACCTAGGCTAAACCTGGGAATCGTGCTGCTCCaaccccctcccctctcATCCATCCTATCCCATCCCCTGCTTGGTCTGTCTGGCtttggtctggtctggtctggtctgtTCTGGCTGGTCGGGTCCTTCTGCCTGCTGGCCTTGCACTTCCACTTCCTGCCTGGCTTGCTTTTGGTTTCTGGTGCTGTCCACTCCCCCCAAGGCCCACTATTACCTACCGACCTACCgctgcctctgcttctgccaCTGCCACTCCCGTCCAATCTCACTTCCACCACTGGCCGGCCACCTGCCCGCCGCTGCCTACCTCTACCGCCTCCAGTGCCTCCCGTCACCACTTAACTTGACGTTACCCACTGTCAGCGACTCGCTCATCAACTAAGCTAACCGTGCCTCCCACCTTTTTGCGCAGGTCCGGTCCTGAGGTCCCCGTCTCCATTCATCGCTCGCTCGAGTCGACCAcagcctccttctctccatctccacccGCTGCTGCAACAGCGCCCAAAACGCAAGGAAGCAACCTCGATACCAACCTGCTACTTGCTACTGCAAACCGCATCCACCGCATCCTCACCTCCACCATTTCCAtccgccatccatctccagccaaCTCGTCCCTCGTTGCCTTGCCTACCTACCTCCCATCTTCCGATATATCCTCTCCGATTCCGACTACGACTTCGTCTTCTCCGCTCCCGCTTCCTCCCCGCTCTTTCACCTCTCACCGTTCGCGCGCGCACCCGCCCGCCAATAGAAGCTTCATCACTCGAGAGCCTCTGCATACCACCTTAGCGTAGTCGAGCTCCTGCCGAGGAGCTGTCGAGAGGAATCATGACGGTTGTCGCAACGATCAAGTAAGTTCTGTCGCTTTTTGCCTGCCGCCCTTTACTGGGATTTTTTCTGCCTGTGCCTGCTCCAGGCTGCCTTTCTCTGGACAGCATCACCCCAAGCATGCCTGCGCATCGCCTCTGCATGCCATCTCCTTTCTCTCCTGCCACTTCTTCGGCTGCTTGCAGAAGCTAACCAGTCTCCTCTTGATAGGtgcgtcgtcgtcggcgatggTGCTGTTGGAAAGACTTGCCTTCTCATCAGCTACACAACAAACAAGTTCCCCTCCGAATATGTTCCGACCGTCTTTGACAACTACGCCGTCACGGTAATGTGAGTCCTACTTGCACGCCCATCAGATCTACGCCAGCCCCCACGCCATGCCGCGCCCCCACATACAATGGTTGTTCTTTGCTGTCAAGATTGCGGTGATGGACCCCTAGTACATGTCGAATTCCAGATATGCGCAATCGACTTGGGGATATTGTCACTTGACGCCATGGCGCACGGTCATCTAGGACGGGCTAACCGGTGGCAGGATTGGTGATGAGCCATACACTCTGGGCCTGTTCGATACTGCCGGTCAAGAAGATTACGACCGACTCCGACCTCTCTCATATCCCCAGACGGATGTTTTCCTTGTCTGCTTCAGCGTCACCTCGCCTGCCTCGTTCGAAAACGTCCGCGAGAAGTGGTTCCCCGAGGTCCGCCACCACTGCCCTGGTGTCCCCTGCCTGATTGTCGGTACCCAGGTGGATTTGAGAGATGACCCCAGCGTCCGGGACAAGCTGTCGAAGCAGAAGATGGCCCCGGTGCGACGGGAGGACGGCGAGCGAATGGCCAAGGATCTGGGTGCGGTCAAGTACGTCGAATGCAGCGCTCTGACTCAGTACAAGCTTAAGGACGTCTTTGATGAGGTATGTTGGGGAAAAGCCGAGTGGTCTATGCCTATACAGATAGGCGACTCTGAGTATCTGCTAACTACCTGTGCAGGCCATTGTGGCGGCCCTTGAACCCCCCGTccccaagaaggctggctCCAGGGGGCACAAGTGCCTTGTCCTATAAACGGATAGGCACGAGCCGCAGCCGCGCCACGACCAAAAACCATTCTTCACCCTCCCCTGAAAATGGTTGATTAGCCAAGAAGGCCTTGGCAGGCATTAGCGGGCAGAGAGTCCTCTGGCGTGGGTGCGGCAAGACTAGATTGGGATGACCCGAGCGAATGGAACGGAATGCGATGGGATCTCACAAGAAATGGTCATCCTGTGTTTGATATGGATCGGATAACGGAACGAAACTTGGGGAGCAGGCGTCTTGTTCCGTGACGAAGAGACGATGGTTTTCGAGGGCGACGTATGCGATGGACTCTCCTAGGCCGCTGAGCGTGGCCATAGTCTGCCGGAGACTCTATGAtgagccagcccagccccaTGAGCCTCTCTGAAGTTTCCTTGGACCGGGATCTACAACGCTGTTTATTCCTTGATTCTCGCCCGAAGGTTTCTGAGGTAGGAGGATGGACCAAAGGATGGAAACGAAACCGGAAGAGCGGACGGGAGACGATTCATACATCCAGGTGGGAATGCTTTGATAGGACAGTTTGGCGATTGGGGTGCAATTTACATcgatgtcttgtcttgttcGTCTTGCTTGACTTTATAGAAAGTTTGTATTTTTCTACTTACTCGAAGTCTGCTGTTATTGTCGTGTGTGTGTATAATCAAGAACTTGACATGACGTAGACCAACACCAGCCGAGAGGAGTCTCGGATGCTGCATCCGAGGTGAGGCATGTCTCGGTGAAGGAGCTTCGGATTCCTCATGACCGTATTCCGGGCCGGTCTCGTGCTGCAGTTGGAGACTTTGGGATTTTCATGATGCCAGTGGGGATGGGAGGGAGAATGGCACGGTCATGGCATGAGGCGGTGGACGGATGGTAGATGTTGTATTGGTGACATTGCCATGTAGGACATGGATGCAGAGCTGCAGTTGCTCATGAATCATGTCAAGGGAACCTTGAAGATGGACAAGTCACCTTGTTAACAACGGCAAcccaaggccatggtcaaCCTCGGATGGAGGTTCGTCTGTCATTGGAGATAAGACGGGAGTCGGAGTCTCCTGCCCCCGTCGCGTCAACTTTCCCTTCTCAACCTAGCCCCGACGCAAGCCCGCTAACCTCCGGCCCCGTTCCCGGGACCGCCCCTCCTCTGCTCTGGCCGACTCGGAGTCAAAATGGCAACAAACTGCCTCATTCGGGTTCGGACgacggccatcttctccaactttttttttttctgtaGGCcgagcgagaggagaggcGGGGAGAGAGAAGGGACGCGGGGGTGCTTTGTCGCTGGGCGATTGGCCAATCGGGCGCCTGGCTGCATAACTGTACTGTATCTCATCGCGTGGTCTGTCGGCATCAGGCCTCTTTGTCAAAACTCTAGCCCATTGGCCCGCGGGGACCGTAGACATGGAGAGTTTCGTTCTTGCATGACCAAATGACAAGCCTTGCGACTCGACTCGAGTAGATCCCATCCCGACTCGTGGGGCCggccgccggcgccggtgGGGGAGGGCATGCCACTTTGGACGATGCAGACAACTATAATAGACCTCGCTGCCTCccccttctttctctcttcctcctcttcttcttcctcaggaCTATAGGTTTGGACTGCAACCAGAATGAAGTCTTCAGCTCTCTTGAACCTGCTGGCCCTGACAGGGCTGGCCTCAGCCTGCGCTCATGATCATGACGACAAGGAGTGGACCAAGGAGGAACTGGATGAGCTCGAGGCGAAATGGGGCTATGAGGTATGTCTTGCTCGTTGACCCCGTGAGAATTGCCCGACTTACACTCAACCAAATAGTGGCCCTTTGCTGGCATCAACACCTTTGCCCACCTGAACCACGTCAAGTGCCTCACAGAGCCCACAGAGCCCTTCGATATCGCAATCGTTGGTGCTCCCTTTGACACAGCTGTCAGCTACAGACCGGGCGCACGCTTCGGTCCCCGTGCCATCCGCTCCGCCTCGGCACGCCAGACATCGTTCCGCGGCTTCAACCCTCGCGCCGGCATCAACCCCTACCAGAATTGGGCCAAGATCGTCGACTGTGGCGATATCAGCATCACTCCCCTTGACAACAACATCGCACAGGAGCAGATGACCCAGGCCTTCAAGCAGCTCGGCAAGCGAAAGACCGTATCCTCCCTGGcacccaagcccaagttgATGACCCTGGGCGGCGACCACAGTCTAGCACTGCCTGCTCTGAGGGCCCTGAATCACATTTATGGCAAGCCTATCCAGGTTTTGCACTTTGATGGTGAGTTTCGACTGCTTGGTCTACTTCAGGGAGGCAGACTTCTCCATTTGCGATACAGAACTGACATGTATTCTCAGCTCATCTCGACACCTGGAACCCGGCTGCCTATCCATCCTGGTGGGGAGCCTCTCAATTCACCCATGGGTCCATGTTCTGGATGGCCAACCAGGAAGGCCTTCTCTCCAACTCGTCCTCAGAGGCCTCTGTCCACGCCGGCCTGCGCACTCGCCTCTCGGGTGACGATTTTGCCGACAACGAGGATGACACCTCGCAGAACTGGGTCCGTTTCACTGCTGATGACATTGACGAGATCGGCACCAAGGGTATCATTGACGGTatcctcaaggtcctcgGCACCGAGAACCCCGTCTACCTGTCCGTCGACATCGACGTCCTCGACCCGGCCTTTGCCCCCGGTACCGGTACTCCTGAGCCTGGTGGCTGGTCAACTCGCGAGTTCATCCGCATTCTGCGCGGTCTCGAAGGCCTTAACCTTGTTGGCGCTGACGTTGTCGAGGTGTCGCCCGCGTACCAAAACGGCGGGGAGGAGACCGCCCTGGCTGCAGCTCAGGTCGTGTACGAGATCATCTCGTCCATGGTGAAGCGAGGACTCGCCGATGGTGGAAAGGAGGCGAAGACTGCTGGCTCTGCCGGAAAGGATGAGCTGTAAAGCTAAGGTGTATATTTTATCTGACATTGATCAACATGGCTGCTGGATATTGCCATCAAGGGTTGATGTGTCTACGAGTTATGACAGGTGCGAGGGGGCAACCACAACGACGGTGTCTGTGTTAGAAAGGCGTATGGTTGGGGTTATGAATCGATGTAGAAAGCGAAACTAGAATGAGAAAAGTCAGAGAAAGTTCATAGTACTTCAAGTTCGTTGAAGTGACGCCAGCAGTTCTCTGTTCCCTCCTCCACGACTGGCACCAATGATGAACTTGTAGAGTCTCTAGGGAGATAGCGAGACACTGCCTCGAAGACAACTTGGAAATGGTATCAACTGTCCAAGGGCGATTTGTCCTTCTGCCGCACGGTATGCACAGCATCTGGTGGATGTAAGTTCATTGAGGCTGTCTTCTCTGGCCTGATCTAGGCTTGGACCTTACAAGGTGCCACTTTGCCTCGATACCATGACGAGAATGCCTATCTGGCCCGGACTTCTGAGCTATGACAGCTCTGGACTTGACGAGTTGCTCGCTTAGACATCCACCAACAGATTGCTCCCCCGCTTATGGGCCATTGGACGCTGCGATAGGGGTGAAAGGATGTGTCCAGGCCATGACATAACTTAATGAAAGCAAGGAGGGCCAAGAGTCAGATATGATGGTTTGCCGATGGTGAAAATAGCCTAAACAAAAGGCTTCTAAAAACAAAAACGCATTGCTTGACCCATACGGGATATTCCAGTCCAGGTCTTAACTTGAAGGTCGTTTCAGGTGACGAAGCGAACTTgagcttttttttttttttttttggacCCAGTATTTGACAGAGAGAGGCCACGGGATGCAGAGGTCAAAGACGATCAGCCTCAGGGATATCGGACCTTGTTCCGACATAGCCAAGAGTCTCGAGTGCATGTTTGTCAGATCGTGCTGCACCAGATCAACTAGGTCTGTCGTCAAAGAAAAGGCCTGGAAGTGGAGGAGGCCCGGTTCGCACGCCACTTAGCTACGGGCTGCAACATCTGATTGAAGGGATATGTGTGTTTTAGCGGGGGTAAGGGAACTGGCCCGTGGTTGGAGGATGAAGCGGTTTGAGATGAACAATCGGGAGGAATCAAGTCATTGGCAGTTCCTGGACCAGAAGGTGGCCTGTGGGTTGTCTTGAAGTGTCATGGGGAAGACTGTGCTCCGGTGCGAGTGAAATATGAGGGCATTATGAGACGACGGCATCCGCGGACGACTTTTGTGAGCTGCTGTGTGATCTTCTCCTATACTCTGTTGCTGGACCAAGTCGTAAGTCGGAGAAACTGATAGGCCCTCGAGACGCACTCGCGCTACGGAAAGCAGCTCTCCGTGGTGATTGGGCAATGGACAACGACAGAGAGGGACTGCTCCGTCTATGACAGGGATTAATAGCCGACGGTCTTGGTACAGTACACTAAGCCCCACCACCCAGAAACCGCCCACACCCAGAAACCGCTCACCTTTTCCCCACCAACGCGTCAATCTTCAATTATCTTCAGACCGCGATTTCTCATGCAATATTAAAGCTATCGCGATAATTCTTATATTTTTGGAATCCTCATGCCAGAATATACCGAAATCGACATCCAAAATGCGCTCCAGGAAGTCCGCGAAGGCGTGCCCGTGCGGACTGCTGCCGGGCGACATGGCATACCAGTCTCAACCCTCCGTGGCCGCATTTCCGGCGCTCAAAGTCACGATTCGAGTCATGAACACTTCCAGAAGCTCTCAGCAGAGCAGGAAAAGCACCTCGCTGCTTGGATCATAGCCCAAGACGACCTAGGCTTCGCACCGAGTCACGCCCAGGTTATCAACTTTGCAGGGCGTATCGCCCGACTCAACGGCAATGAGGAACCTATTGGGGTTTACTAGATGGACGGTTTTTTGCGCCGTAACGAAGGTGTGAAGATATTACGAGGTCAGAGACTTGATTTAGCTCGATTTAATGGAGCAATTGTTCAAAATATCAAGGGTTTCTTCACTCATCTCGCTATACCAATCGTCAAGGAAATCAAGCAGGAAAATCATCATAATATGGACGAAATAGGCATTATGGAGGGACTTGGATATAATAGCCTTGTCCTAGGAAGGGCTGAGAAGTCCCGTACGATCGTTCAGAACCCCGGCTCAACAGACTGGACTACAATCATTGAGTATATCTCGGCCATAGGAAAAGCGCTGACACCACTCGTCATATATAAAGGTCAGATAGTTCAACAGTCTTAGTTTCCAGAAGACCCTCATTTCCTTGACTTCCTAAAGGATTAGGACTTTA encodes:
- a CDS encoding Cell division control protein 42-like protein — translated: MTVVATIKCVVVGDGAVGKTCLLISYTTNKFPSEYVPTVFDNYAVTVMIGDEPYTLGLFDTAGQEDYDRLRPLSYPQTDVFLVCFSVTSPASFENVREKWFPEVRHHCPGVPCLIVGTQVDLRDDPSVRDKLSKQKMAPVRREDGERMAKDLGAVKYVECSALTQYKLKDVFDEAIVAALEPPVPKKAGSRGHKCLVL
- a CDS encoding HTH CENPB-type domain-containing protein encodes the protein MPEYTEIDIQNALQEVREGVPVRTAAGRHGIPVSTLRGRISGAQSHDSSHEHFQKLSAEQEKHLAAWIIAQDDLGFAPSHAQVINFAGRIARLNGNEEPIGVY